The following coding sequences lie in one Aquisalimonas asiatica genomic window:
- a CDS encoding alpha/beta fold hydrolase translates to MREHSFQSHDGLRLPVHVLGSGPPLVIIPGWLGAYTDWYPVVQRLAQDRTCYIWEARPYFDPGVAGIDVLAADLRALIQAFDLQAPLVLGHSMGALTCWEYVRQFGCDGIGRLCLVDQSPRLLTDADWSLGLFGAFSEADNQAFIDALRADFVGTTMAFITRGRQVEPGSGAARLEAMFRETRRQRLDALDPEPWIRCWEHFSRRDYRPEVERVDVPTLLVFGARSFYGLDVARYVHRHTPDSLLRVHALAGHSPHQDDLPGFLENVRVFACD, encoded by the coding sequence ATGCGCGAGCACAGTTTTCAGAGCCATGACGGTCTGCGTCTGCCGGTGCACGTGCTGGGCAGCGGGCCGCCACTGGTGATCATCCCCGGCTGGCTTGGCGCCTACACCGACTGGTACCCGGTCGTCCAGCGCCTGGCACAGGATCGCACCTGTTACATCTGGGAGGCGCGGCCCTATTTCGACCCGGGTGTCGCCGGGATCGACGTGCTTGCGGCCGACCTGCGGGCGCTGATCCAGGCCTTCGACCTGCAGGCACCGCTGGTGCTGGGTCACTCCATGGGTGCCCTGACCTGCTGGGAGTACGTGCGCCAGTTCGGCTGCGACGGCATCGGCCGATTGTGCCTGGTCGACCAGTCGCCGCGGCTGCTCACCGATGCGGACTGGTCGCTGGGGCTGTTCGGCGCTTTCAGCGAGGCCGACAATCAGGCCTTCATCGACGCGCTGCGCGCGGATTTCGTCGGCACCACCATGGCGTTCATCACCCGCGGGCGCCAGGTGGAGCCGGGCAGTGGCGCGGCGCGGCTGGAGGCGATGTTCCGCGAGACGCGCCGGCAGCGTCTGGACGCCCTCGACCCGGAGCCGTGGATTCGCTGCTGGGAGCATTTCTCCCGGCGCGACTACCGCCCCGAAGTGGAGCGGGTGGACGTGCCCACGCTGCTTGTCTTTGGTGCCCGCAGTTTCTACGGGCTGGACGTCGCCCGCTACGTCCACCGCCACACGCCGGATTCCCTTCTGCGTGTTCACGCCCTGGCGGGGCATTCGCCGCACCAGGATGACCTGCCCGGGTTTCTTGAGAACGTTCGCGTATTTGCGTGCGATTAA
- a CDS encoding HDOD domain-containing protein, producing MAQQDLERIEELPTLPRFVQDILKVVNDKDAPLPDVAAALAMDPGTSGRVVSAANAAFFTGYQPIYSVDDAAVRLGLNRVRVLATTTLLSAQFQSCSCPALNQGRFWRASMNVALCASKLGNYVPLETETAAGYLAGLLHNIGVLANAHVFPDAMQRALTADDRDDTRLAEREQRELGFDHYQSGSRLLASWDLPDPLVTVVAHHADPDYQGDWARLTDMVGACVDWYRAGYEDRPTRRILRGISEPKLNNIGMSCRREDEQLGTFAEEVAGAA from the coding sequence ATGGCACAGCAGGATCTGGAGAGGATCGAGGAACTTCCCACGTTGCCCCGCTTCGTGCAGGACATCCTCAAGGTCGTCAACGACAAGGACGCACCGCTGCCCGATGTCGCCGCCGCCCTTGCCATGGATCCCGGCACCAGCGGCCGCGTGGTCTCTGCCGCCAACGCCGCATTCTTCACCGGCTACCAGCCCATCTACAGCGTTGATGACGCCGCCGTGCGGCTTGGGCTCAACCGGGTGCGGGTGCTGGCGACCACCACGCTGTTGAGCGCGCAGTTCCAGTCCTGCTCCTGCCCCGCCCTCAATCAGGGCCGTTTCTGGCGGGCGAGCATGAACGTCGCGCTCTGCGCCAGCAAGCTGGGCAACTATGTGCCGCTCGAGACCGAGACGGCGGCCGGGTATCTCGCCGGCCTGCTCCACAACATCGGTGTCCTCGCAAACGCTCACGTCTTCCCCGACGCCATGCAGCGCGCCCTCACCGCCGACGACCGCGACGACACCCGTCTCGCCGAGCGCGAGCAGCGTGAGCTCGGGTTCGATCACTACCAGTCGGGCAGTCGGTTGCTGGCGAGCTGGGATCTGCCGGATCCCCTGGTGACGGTGGTTGCGCACCACGCCGACCCGGACTACCAGGGCGACTGGGCGCGCCTCACGGACATGGTGGGCGCCTGTGTGGACTGGTATCGGGCGGGTTACGAGGATCGTCCGACGCGGCGGATCCTGCGGGGTATCTCCGAGCCGAAACTGAACAACATCGGCATGAGCTGCCGTCGTGAGGACGAGCAGCTCGGCACCTTTGCGGAGGAAGTGGCCGGCGCCGCGTGA
- a CDS encoding DUF2835 family protein translates to MATVDFTLNVSRDDMLAYYGGYSSQVVVCSDDGVWVQFPANRLRAFVNHDGVHGRFRLYYDESGRIERLDRL, encoded by the coding sequence GTGGCAACGGTCGATTTCACGCTCAATGTCTCGCGCGACGACATGCTGGCCTACTACGGCGGCTACAGCAGCCAGGTGGTCGTCTGCAGCGACGACGGCGTCTGGGTTCAGTTCCCGGCGAATCGGCTTCGCGCTTTTGTGAACCACGACGGCGTGCATGGCCGGTTTCGCCTTTACTATGACGAATCGGGCCGTATCGAACGGCTGGACCGTCTGTAA
- a CDS encoding PHA/PHB synthase family protein, with product MVEKQPEPAPAMDPRELSRTLVDITTRSQELVNEFVTREQSAHHIDLDDALHMSGLFQQLASRMVSNPMQLAQSQIAFWQDYAQLVNNTTMRFLGQNRESVIDPERGDKRFSHDAWEDSPIFDFIKQSYLLAADYVHSTVRNVEGLDEQTARKVDFHTRQFVDALSPTNFVATNPEVLEKTVETGGQNLLRGLRNLLDDLAAGEGRLRVSMTDTEAFEVGHNLAITPGKVVFQNDLIQLIQYTPTTDTVYKRPLLFVPPWINKYYILDLQPRNSMIKYMVDQGHTVFVISWKNPTSDYADKTFADYMVEGPLAALDAIEQATGETDVNCVGYCLGGTLMGATLAYMAANNDARIKSITFFTAMLDFSEPGELEIFIDEEQLRNLERRMGSQGFLEGRAMATTMATLRANDLIWSFFINNYLKGDDPFPFDLLYWNQDCTNMPARMHTFYLRNMYQENRLREPGGIELDGVPIDLGKVDIPSCFVSAREDHIAPWKTCYQGVHLIGGRPRFILGGSGHIAGIINPPSREKYGYWVGDNTPGTAAEWLDSAEWAPGSWWPEWEQWLAGQASAKVAARQPGAGALPVIEDAPGAYVREHA from the coding sequence ATGGTCGAGAAACAGCCCGAACCCGCGCCAGCGATGGACCCCCGGGAACTCTCCCGCACCCTGGTGGATATCACGACCCGCAGCCAGGAGCTTGTCAACGAGTTCGTGACCCGCGAGCAGTCGGCCCATCACATTGATCTGGACGACGCCCTGCACATGTCGGGGCTGTTCCAGCAGCTCGCCTCGCGGATGGTCTCCAATCCGATGCAGCTCGCCCAGTCCCAGATCGCCTTCTGGCAGGACTACGCGCAGCTCGTGAACAACACCACCATGCGGTTCCTCGGGCAGAACCGCGAGTCGGTCATCGACCCGGAGCGGGGTGACAAACGCTTCAGCCACGATGCCTGGGAAGACAGCCCCATCTTCGATTTCATCAAGCAGTCCTACCTGCTGGCGGCGGACTACGTGCACTCCACCGTGCGCAACGTGGAGGGTCTGGACGAGCAGACGGCGCGCAAGGTGGACTTCCACACCCGGCAGTTCGTGGATGCCCTGTCGCCCACCAATTTCGTCGCAACGAATCCGGAGGTGCTGGAGAAGACCGTCGAGACGGGCGGACAGAATCTCCTGCGCGGGCTACGCAATCTGCTGGACGATCTGGCCGCGGGCGAGGGCAGGCTGCGCGTCAGCATGACCGACACCGAGGCGTTCGAGGTGGGCCACAATCTGGCCATCACGCCCGGCAAGGTGGTGTTCCAGAACGATCTGATCCAGCTCATTCAGTACACGCCCACCACCGACACGGTCTACAAGCGGCCGCTGTTGTTCGTGCCGCCATGGATCAACAAGTACTACATCCTGGATCTCCAGCCGCGGAATTCCATGATCAAGTACATGGTGGATCAGGGGCATACCGTGTTCGTGATCTCCTGGAAGAACCCCACCAGCGACTACGCCGACAAGACCTTCGCCGACTACATGGTGGAAGGGCCGCTGGCGGCGCTGGACGCCATCGAGCAGGCCACCGGCGAGACGGACGTCAACTGCGTCGGCTACTGCCTGGGCGGCACGCTCATGGGGGCGACCCTGGCGTACATGGCGGCGAACAACGACGCGCGCATCAAGAGCATCACCTTCTTCACCGCCATGCTCGATTTCTCCGAGCCGGGCGAGCTGGAGATCTTCATCGACGAGGAGCAGCTCCGGAACCTGGAGCGCCGCATGGGCAGCCAGGGGTTTCTCGAAGGACGGGCCATGGCGACCACCATGGCGACGCTGCGCGCCAACGACCTGATCTGGTCGTTCTTCATCAACAACTACCTCAAGGGCGACGACCCGTTCCCGTTCGACCTGCTCTACTGGAACCAGGACTGCACCAACATGCCGGCGCGGATGCACACCTTCTACCTGCGCAACATGTACCAGGAGAACCGCCTGCGGGAGCCGGGCGGCATCGAGCTGGATGGCGTTCCCATCGACCTGGGAAAGGTCGATATACCCAGCTGCTTCGTCTCCGCCCGGGAAGACCACATTGCGCCCTGGAAGACCTGCTATCAGGGAGTGCACCTGATCGGTGGGCGGCCGCGGTTCATCCTGGGTGGCTCGGGCCATATCGCCGGTATCATCAACCCGCCGTCGCGGGAGAAGTACGGGTACTGGGTGGGTGACAACACCCCCGGTACTGCCGCCGAATGGCTGGACAGCGCCGAATGGGCCCCCGGCTCCTGGTGGCCGGAGTGGGAGCAGTGGCTTGCCGGGCAGGCGTCGGCGAAGGTCGCTGCACGGCAGCCCGGGGCGGGGGCGCTGCCGGTGATCGAGGACGCACCGGGTGCCTACGTCCGCGAACACGCCTGA
- a CDS encoding class I SAM-dependent methyltransferase, whose protein sequence is MTAFSNTPTDKQEQCYVTQEAAPGAGKTAAALARRWSLPLATAETPPGLRLTTGANGVSLTDSRPGSPGLIRVDFLEPRFLRRLQQAGAAREPLVRAVGARRGDRPRVLDATAGLGQDAAILAMVGCPVTLVERSPVLGALLEDGLARARLDPRTQAMASRMTLISADSGDYLARLEATDRPDVVYLDPMYPHRRTGGKSGKAMQHLQALLGPPDDAGPLLAPALAAAARRVVVKRQRRAPALGGTAPDFSVGGSSTRFDVYHRT, encoded by the coding sequence TTGACAGCCTTTTCCAACACCCCAACGGATAAACAGGAACAGTGTTACGTCACGCAGGAGGCTGCGCCGGGCGCGGGGAAGACGGCAGCCGCCCTGGCCCGCCGCTGGAGCCTGCCGCTGGCGACCGCCGAGACCCCGCCAGGGTTGCGGCTGACGACGGGCGCCAACGGCGTCAGCCTGACGGACAGCCGCCCAGGCAGCCCCGGTCTTATCCGCGTCGATTTCCTGGAGCCCCGCTTCCTGCGGCGCCTGCAGCAGGCGGGGGCCGCCCGGGAGCCCCTGGTGCGCGCCGTGGGTGCCCGCCGCGGCGACCGCCCCCGGGTACTGGACGCGACCGCAGGCCTGGGCCAGGACGCCGCGATCCTCGCCATGGTCGGCTGCCCCGTGACGCTGGTGGAGCGCTCCCCGGTGCTTGGCGCCCTGCTGGAGGACGGACTGGCCCGTGCACGGCTCGATCCGCGCACCCAGGCCATGGCCAGCAGGATGACGCTGATCAGCGCCGACAGCGGCGACTACCTGGCCCGGCTGGAGGCGACCGACAGACCCGACGTGGTCTATCTGGATCCCATGTACCCGCACCGGCGCACCGGCGGCAAGTCCGGCAAGGCGATGCAGCACCTGCAGGCGCTGCTGGGCCCGCCGGACGACGCCGGCCCGCTGCTCGCACCCGCCCTGGCCGCAGCAGCACGACGGGTGGTCGTGAAACGCCAGCGCCGCGCACCCGCTCTTGGCGGCACGGCGCCCGACTTCAGCGTGGGCGGCAGCAGCACCCGCTTCGACGTCTATCACCGTACGTAG